The following are from one region of the Mesorhizobium sp. B2-8-5 genome:
- a CDS encoding nickel/cobalt transporter has protein sequence MGHPTNIRLALVLLATTLVIAHLPVVAHAQSSLGIGTNDGMAPTTTGPFAHILMWINLQQQGFYHSLAAAMKAMRQDGSKLWLLIGLSFAYGIFHAAGPGHGKAVISSYMIANEVALRRGILLSFVSALLQGLTAVVVMMLAYFVLRGTAISMTDAAWFLEISSFVLVTLFGAWLLWRKLGPSVLRLFGRAPAYSLSAAHAGHSHGGHSHAGHSHAHAHAAHSRSMHVHDDHDHHDNSHAHAHDHGHHHAAHDHAHHDHGPGEVCETCGHSHAPDPAMLSGDRFDWRTAWSAVAAVGIRPCSGALIVLSFALLNGLWLGGLLSVLAMSIGTAITVSALATIAVLAKNWAVYFAGDGRIGNRIHSIVEIGGAAFIFLAGLLLLSASLSGGV, from the coding sequence GTGGGGCATCCCACGAATATCCGCTTAGCGCTCGTCCTGCTGGCCACCACCCTGGTGATTGCCCATTTGCCCGTCGTCGCGCACGCGCAAAGCTCGCTCGGCATCGGCACCAATGACGGCATGGCGCCAACCACCACGGGGCCGTTCGCCCATATCCTGATGTGGATCAATCTCCAGCAGCAGGGATTCTACCATTCGCTCGCCGCCGCCATGAAGGCGATGCGCCAGGACGGCAGCAAGCTCTGGCTGCTGATCGGCCTGTCCTTCGCCTACGGCATCTTCCATGCCGCCGGCCCCGGCCACGGCAAGGCGGTGATCTCCTCCTATATGATCGCCAACGAAGTCGCGCTCCGGCGCGGCATCCTGCTTTCCTTCGTCTCGGCGCTGCTGCAGGGCCTGACGGCGGTGGTCGTCATGATGCTTGCCTATTTCGTGCTGCGCGGCACCGCGATCTCGATGACCGACGCCGCCTGGTTCCTCGAAATCTCCAGCTTTGTGCTGGTCACCTTGTTCGGCGCTTGGCTGCTGTGGCGCAAGCTCGGTCCGTCGGTGCTGCGCCTGTTCGGCAGAGCGCCCGCCTACAGCCTGTCGGCGGCCCATGCCGGCCATTCGCATGGCGGGCATTCCCATGCGGGCCATTCCCACGCACATGCGCACGCCGCGCATTCCCGTAGCATGCACGTGCATGACGATCATGATCATCATGACAATTCGCATGCGCACGCCCATGATCACGGCCACCATCACGCCGCGCATGACCACGCCCATCACGACCACGGCCCGGGCGAAGTCTGCGAGACCTGCGGCCATTCGCATGCGCCGGATCCGGCAATGCTGTCGGGCGACCGCTTCGACTGGCGCACGGCCTGGTCGGCGGTCGCCGCCGTCGGCATCCGCCCCTGCTCCGGCGCGCTGATCGTGCTGAGCTTCGCGCTGCTCAACGGGCTTTGGCTCGGTGGCCTGCTGTCCGTGCTGGCGATGTCGATCGGCACCGCGATCACCGTCTCGGCGCTGGCGACGATCGCCGTGCTGGCCAAGAACTGGGCGGTCTATTTCGCCGGCGACGGACGCATCGGCAACCGCATCCATTCGATCGTCGAGATCGGTGGCGCCGCCTTCATCTTCCTGGCCGGGCTGCTGCTTCTGTCGGCCAGCCTGTCGGGCGGCGTCTGA
- the odc2 gene encoding ornithine/lysine decarboxylase has product MATQRILDFLATRRPNGPCLVVDLDVVRDNFRAFEKALPDSKIYYAVKANPAPEILRLLAAMGSSFDTASVAEVEMAMDAGAPADRISFGNTIKKERDIARAYQLGIRLFAVDCVEEVEKIARVAPGSRVFCRVLTDGEGAEWPLSRKFGCVPAMAVDVLRHAKGLGLDAYGVSFHVGSQQTDLTAWDRALGDAKKVFATLAEEGIVLKMVNMGGGFPTRYLKDVPVAQAYGQAIFSALRKHFGNALPETIIEPGRGMVGNAGVIKSEVVLISKKADNDNVRWVFLDIGKFGGLAETMDEAIRYPLVTRHDGSETAPCVLAGPTCDSADVMYEKTPYPLPLSLTIGDEVLIEGTGAYTTTYSAVAFNGFEPLRSYVI; this is encoded by the coding sequence ATGGCCACCCAGCGCATCCTTGATTTCCTCGCCACCCGACGTCCGAACGGTCCCTGCCTCGTCGTCGACCTCGATGTCGTGCGCGACAATTTCCGCGCTTTCGAGAAGGCGTTGCCCGATTCCAAGATCTACTATGCGGTGAAAGCAAATCCGGCGCCGGAAATCCTGCGCCTGCTTGCTGCGATGGGCTCGTCCTTCGACACCGCATCGGTTGCCGAGGTCGAGATGGCGATGGATGCCGGCGCGCCGGCGGACCGCATTTCCTTCGGCAACACCATCAAGAAGGAGCGTGACATCGCACGCGCCTACCAGCTCGGCATCCGCCTGTTCGCCGTGGACTGCGTCGAGGAGGTCGAGAAGATCGCCCGCGTCGCCCCCGGCTCGCGCGTGTTCTGCCGCGTGCTGACCGACGGTGAAGGCGCCGAGTGGCCGCTGTCGCGCAAGTTCGGCTGCGTGCCGGCGATGGCCGTCGACGTGCTGCGCCATGCGAAGGGCCTCGGCCTCGACGCCTATGGCGTGTCGTTTCATGTCGGCTCGCAGCAGACCGACCTGACGGCCTGGGATCGCGCGCTGGGCGACGCCAAGAAGGTGTTCGCGACGCTCGCCGAGGAAGGCATCGTGCTCAAGATGGTCAACATGGGCGGCGGTTTCCCGACCCGTTACCTGAAGGACGTGCCGGTGGCCCAGGCCTATGGCCAGGCGATCTTCTCGGCGCTGCGCAAGCATTTCGGCAACGCGCTGCCCGAAACGATCATCGAGCCGGGCCGGGGCATGGTCGGCAATGCCGGCGTCATCAAGTCGGAAGTCGTGCTGATCTCGAAGAAGGCCGACAACGACAATGTGCGCTGGGTGTTCCTCGACATCGGCAAGTTCGGCGGTCTCGCCGAGACGATGGACGAGGCGATCCGCTATCCGCTGGTCACCCGCCATGACGGCTCGGAGACCGCGCCTTGCGTGCTCGCCGGCCCGACCTGCGATTCGGCCGACGTGATGTACGAGAAGACGCCTTATCCGCTGCCCTTGTCGCTGAC
- a CDS encoding amidase — MPGTQGPLNAFLDLRQMPVANAELGPLAGLRLAVKDIYDVAGYRTGCGNPQRFAEAHAASRTAQAVQTILDAGARFVGKTQTDELAFSLFGQNAHFPYPVNPAAPERVTGGSSSGSAAAVAGGLANIATGSDTGGSIRAPASFCGLIGLRTTHGRIPLDGAMKLASSFDTFGWFADDIETYETVGKLLLGRDPHQHPLNRPLSIRWLDAFVMGPAEAAEYARMKALAVGVIGQPVETEYAFASFPDELYWCFRRLQAFEAWREHGPWISAGGCLSPGVEERFGFGRTIDARAAAAEAARRLAFRAEFGALLGDNGFLVLPTVPGAAPLAAGTPEQFQAYRERALHLLCLSGLSGFPQITLPIGSVDGAPFGLSLLGPSGSDVALIRLGRKILDAARKV, encoded by the coding sequence ATGCCAGGAACTCAAGGACCGCTTAACGCCTTCCTCGATCTGCGCCAAATGCCTGTGGCGAATGCGGAATTGGGCCCGCTCGCCGGCCTGCGCCTTGCCGTCAAGGACATCTATGACGTCGCCGGCTACCGCACCGGCTGCGGCAACCCGCAGAGATTCGCGGAGGCGCATGCCGCCTCGCGCACGGCGCAAGCGGTGCAGACGATCCTCGATGCCGGCGCGCGATTCGTCGGCAAGACCCAAACCGACGAGCTGGCCTTCTCGCTGTTCGGCCAGAACGCGCATTTCCCTTACCCGGTCAATCCCGCCGCGCCCGAGCGCGTCACCGGCGGCTCCTCCTCCGGCTCGGCGGCCGCGGTTGCCGGCGGCCTGGCGAACATTGCCACCGGCTCCGACACCGGCGGCTCTATCCGCGCGCCGGCGAGCTTCTGCGGCCTGATCGGGCTGCGCACCACCCATGGCCGCATCCCGCTCGACGGCGCGATGAAGCTGGCGTCGAGCTTCGACACCTTCGGCTGGTTCGCCGACGACATCGAAACCTATGAGACGGTCGGCAAGCTTTTGCTCGGCCGCGATCCGCACCAGCACCCGCTCAACCGCCCGCTGTCGATCCGCTGGCTGGATGCCTTCGTCATGGGGCCAGCGGAAGCCGCCGAATATGCACGCATGAAGGCGCTGGCCGTCGGCGTCATCGGCCAGCCCGTGGAGACCGAATACGCCTTTGCCTCGTTCCCCGACGAGCTTTACTGGTGCTTTCGCCGCTTGCAGGCCTTCGAGGCCTGGCGCGAGCATGGTCCCTGGATCTCGGCCGGCGGCTGCCTGAGCCCCGGCGTCGAGGAGCGTTTCGGCTTCGGCCGCACCATCGACGCCAGGGCCGCCGCGGCCGAAGCCGCGCGCCGGCTGGCGTTCCGGGCCGAGTTCGGCGCGCTGCTCGGCGATAACGGCTTCCTCGTCCTGCCCACCGTTCCCGGCGCGGCGCCGCTCGCCGCGGGCACGCCGGAACAGTTCCAGGCCTATCGCGAAAGGGCGCTGCATCTTTTGTGCCTTTCCGGTCTTTCGGGCTTTCCGCAGATCACCTTGCCGATCGGCTCCGTCGACGGCGCACCCTTCGGCCTGTCGCTGCTCGGGCCTTCCGGCAGCGACGTTGCCCTGATACGGCTCGGCCGCAAGATTCTCGACGCGGCACGAAAGGTCTGA
- the denD gene encoding D-erythronate dehydrogenase: MRILITGAAGMVGRKLIARLARDGALRGRKITALDLHDIVAPQAPALDGVDVSIHTGDLSAPGAMSALVAPRPDVIFHLAGIVSGEAEANFDLGYRVNLDGTRALFDAVRLAAFAPRLVFTSSIAVFGAPFPDVIPDEFHPTPLTSYGTQKQMSEALLADYTRRGFFDGIGIRLPTICVRPGKPNKAASSFFSGIIREPLAGQEAILPVPRSVLHTHASPRSAVNFLIHAAEIDGDKVGPRRNLTMPGVAVTVGEQIEALERIAGAEVVKRIREQPDEIIWAIVKGWPTRFEARRARELGFAAEKNFDEIIRAHIEDELGGKIT; encoded by the coding sequence ATGAGAATACTGATCACGGGCGCCGCCGGCATGGTGGGCCGCAAGCTTATCGCGCGCCTGGCCAGGGACGGCGCCTTGCGCGGGCGAAAAATTACGGCGCTCGACCTGCACGACATCGTGGCGCCGCAGGCGCCGGCGCTCGACGGCGTCGATGTTTCGATCCACACCGGCGATCTTTCCGCGCCCGGCGCCATGTCCGCTCTCGTGGCTCCGCGCCCGGATGTGATCTTCCATCTGGCCGGCATCGTGTCGGGCGAGGCGGAGGCCAATTTCGACCTCGGCTACCGCGTCAATCTCGACGGCACGCGCGCCCTGTTCGACGCCGTGCGGCTGGCGGCGTTCGCGCCGCGCCTCGTCTTCACCTCGTCGATCGCCGTGTTCGGCGCGCCGTTTCCGGACGTCATCCCGGACGAATTCCATCCGACGCCGCTCACCTCCTACGGCACGCAGAAGCAGATGAGCGAAGCGCTGCTCGCCGACTATACGCGGCGCGGCTTCTTCGACGGCATCGGCATCCGGCTGCCGACGATCTGCGTCCGCCCCGGCAAGCCGAACAAGGCGGCGTCGAGTTTCTTCTCCGGCATCATCCGCGAGCCGCTCGCTGGCCAGGAGGCAATCCTGCCGGTGCCGCGCTCGGTGCTGCACACCCATGCCAGCCCGCGCTCGGCGGTCAATTTCCTCATCCATGCTGCCGAAATCGACGGCGACAAGGTCGGACCCCGCCGCAACCTCACAATGCCGGGCGTCGCCGTCACCGTCGGCGAGCAGATCGAGGCGCTTGAGCGCATCGCCGGCGCCGAGGTCGTGAAGCGGATCCGCGAGCAGCCCGACGAGATCATCTGGGCGATCGTCAAAGGCTGGCCGACACGGTTCGAAGCCAGGCGGGCGAGGGAACTGGGCTTTGCCGCCGAGAAGAATTTCGACGAAATCATTCGCGCGCATATCGAGGATGAGCTGGGCGGGAAGATCACCTGA
- a CDS encoding LysR family transcriptional regulator, which yields MDTLTRMRAFIDVVEAEGFSAAARKIGRSKALLSKYVRELEDELGALLLNRTTRQFSLTEAGHTYYQRASEIVREVDNLAEAVRQSSGDVRGRIKLSAARTFADAPIGQSLVDFARQHPDIVLDVHLDDRFVDLVEEGFDLAVRISRLENSSLIARRLAPFSVRLCASPELIAKHGKPTRPQDLANMPCIVDTNGRSLANWRFKGEGEDSMSVAVSGPIEVNSPIVARAAALSGLGFAMLPDFIAAPDVASGNLVTALDDRIPAGTGIFAVYPHRRYLPAKVRVFVDFLVQWFKTRDTV from the coding sequence ATGGATACATTGACGCGCATGCGCGCCTTCATCGACGTGGTCGAGGCGGAAGGTTTTTCGGCCGCGGCGCGCAAGATCGGCCGCTCCAAGGCGCTCTTGTCGAAATATGTGCGCGAGCTGGAGGACGAGTTGGGCGCGCTGCTGCTCAACCGCACCACGCGCCAGTTCTCGCTGACCGAAGCCGGCCACACCTATTATCAGCGCGCCTCCGAAATCGTGCGCGAGGTCGACAATCTGGCCGAGGCGGTGCGCCAATCTTCCGGCGACGTTCGCGGCAGGATCAAGCTGTCGGCCGCCCGCACCTTCGCCGACGCGCCGATCGGTCAGTCGCTGGTCGACTTCGCCAGGCAGCACCCCGACATCGTGCTCGACGTCCATCTCGACGACCGCTTCGTCGACCTTGTCGAGGAAGGTTTCGACCTTGCCGTGCGCATCTCGCGGCTGGAGAATTCCTCGCTTATCGCCAGGCGGCTGGCGCCGTTTTCGGTCAGGCTTTGCGCGTCGCCGGAACTGATCGCCAAACATGGCAAGCCGACACGTCCGCAGGATCTCGCCAACATGCCCTGCATTGTCGACACCAACGGCCGCTCGCTGGCCAACTGGCGCTTCAAGGGCGAGGGCGAGGACTCCATGAGCGTCGCTGTTTCAGGCCCGATCGAGGTCAACAGCCCGATCGTGGCAAGAGCCGCCGCGCTCTCCGGTCTGGGCTTCGCCATGCTGCCGGATTTCATCGCTGCTCCCGACGTCGCGTCCGGCAACCTGGTCACCGCGCTCGACGACCGTATACCGGCCGGCACCGGCATCTTCGCCGTCTACCCGCACCGCCGCTATCTGCCGGCCAAGGTGCGTGTCTTCGTCGATTTCCTGGTGCAGTGGTTCAAGACGCGCGACACCGTCTGA
- a CDS encoding DUF1007 family protein — protein sequence MHLKRQATMLASVVAATFAAVEPAEVHPHVFAEARLDVILSQDHQSVTALRHLWRFDDLFSSTVMMEFDKNSDLKLDDKELKEVADTVHSSLAEFNYFQLVTQNGKDVPMVPPPHLMANFDNDQLIILFESQPKTPIKLAGKIDIGVYDPTFYTAIDFTDDTNLTVEGLPSTCTKKVIRPDPDEAIKENQKTLTDAFFNDPTGTDMSKIFATKLELDCPPEG from the coding sequence ATGCATCTGAAACGGCAAGCAACCATGCTGGCTTCGGTCGTGGCGGCGACATTCGCAGCGGTCGAGCCGGCCGAGGTGCACCCGCATGTCTTCGCCGAGGCCCGCCTCGACGTCATCCTCAGCCAGGATCACCAAAGTGTGACGGCGCTGCGCCACCTTTGGCGCTTCGATGACCTGTTTTCGAGTACAGTGATGATGGAGTTCGACAAGAACTCCGATCTGAAGCTTGACGACAAAGAGCTCAAGGAAGTGGCCGACACCGTCCATTCCTCGCTGGCCGAGTTCAACTACTTCCAGCTCGTCACCCAGAACGGCAAGGACGTGCCGATGGTCCCGCCGCCGCATCTGATGGCGAACTTCGACAACGACCAGCTGATCATCCTGTTCGAGTCGCAGCCGAAGACGCCGATCAAGCTCGCCGGCAAGATCGACATCGGCGTCTACGATCCGACCTTCTATACGGCGATCGACTTCACCGACGACACCAACCTCACCGTCGAAGGCCTGCCCTCGACCTGTACCAAGAAGGTCATCCGGCCGGATCCGGACGAGGCGATCAAGGAAAACCAGAAGACCCTGACGGACGCGTTCTTCAACGATCCGACAGGCACCGACATGAGCAAGATCTTCGCTACCAAGCTCGAATTGGACTGCCCGCCGGAAGGATGA